GAAGGACCCGCGCCCTTTCGCTTGCTCTCGGGCGCGGCTACTTCTTCGCCATCGGCTGCCGGCTCAGCACGTCCTGCGCGAAGCTCGAGATCGCGGCGGCCAGCGAATCCGGCTGATCGGCCATGATCAGGTAGCCGCTGTTGGCGATGCGCATCGACTTCACCTGCGCCGCGCCATCCCATCCGCGGAACTTCGCGACCGACGCCCACGACGCCGTGTCGGCCCACGCGCGCGACGAGCCGATGTACATCGTCGGCACGGTGAGCGCGCGCGCCACGCCCGACTCGTCCACATCGA
The sequence above is a segment of the Candidatus Sulfotelmatobacter sp. genome. Coding sequences within it:
- a CDS encoding alpha/beta hydrolase, coding for IAVLEAKAHPERMRGLVAIDASMRSPLPVPDQQKPAFFQFVDENYDTFLKTVFNAMGRDSAQGIEIYSKASLVPAGVIKTYVRHLLDVDESGVARALTVPTMYIGSSRAWADTASWASVAKFRGWDGAAQVKSMRIANSGYLIMADQPDSLAAAISSFAQDVLSRQPMAKK